One Desulfobulbus oligotrophicus DNA segment encodes these proteins:
- a CDS encoding DEAD/DEAH box helicase, with translation MKFNELHLNDYLIKAVQRCGYTTPTPIQQQCIPFILAGHDILGLAQTGTGKTAAFILPTIQHLMAHPGKQIKALVIAPTRELAEQINDFTQTIIKHSRLQSLAVYGGVSKAAQIAKIRRGVDIVIACPGRLLDICNDKAIDLSQVDVLILDEADHMFDKGFLPDIRRIIRLLPVKRQNLVFSATMPDEIKQLAENILVNPKTVQLNPSRSVRNISHSVFTIDQAQKTRLLVQLLADEAMGTTLVFTRTKHKAKNLARVLAQTGLKATSLQGNLSQSKRQQALSGFKDGTYTVLVATDIAARGIDVTGISHVINYDMPDTAEAYIHRTGRTGRAGCTGDALTFATSEDRRLIRVIERSLNKPMSQLDLPQLPAVQHQPVQTTARPHKNTRPAGKSSQVSRKQQRCASNANIFGLAQRGKN, from the coding sequence ATGAAGTTTAACGAGTTACATCTCAACGATTATCTTATCAAAGCAGTGCAACGGTGCGGGTATACGACCCCCACCCCTATTCAGCAACAGTGCATCCCCTTCATCCTTGCCGGGCATGACATCCTTGGCCTGGCGCAGACCGGTACCGGAAAAACCGCGGCCTTTATTCTGCCGACCATCCAGCACCTGATGGCACATCCGGGCAAGCAGATCAAGGCTCTTGTCATCGCGCCGACACGCGAACTGGCGGAACAGATTAACGATTTCACGCAGACCATTATCAAACACAGCAGGCTGCAGAGTCTGGCAGTCTATGGCGGTGTCAGCAAAGCAGCGCAGATCGCCAAGATCCGTCGGGGGGTTGATATTGTGATCGCCTGTCCTGGCCGACTGCTGGACATCTGCAACGACAAGGCCATCGATCTCAGCCAGGTGGATGTGTTGATTCTGGATGAGGCGGATCACATGTTCGACAAAGGATTCCTGCCGGATATCCGACGCATTATCCGTCTGTTGCCTGTTAAGCGGCAGAACCTGGTCTTTTCTGCAACCATGCCCGATGAGATCAAGCAACTGGCCGAAAACATCCTGGTCAACCCAAAAACCGTCCAGCTCAATCCCAGCCGTTCGGTGCGAAACATCTCGCACAGCGTCTTCACCATCGATCAAGCTCAGAAGACCAGGCTGCTGGTGCAGTTACTGGCAGACGAAGCCATGGGCACAACCCTGGTCTTTACCCGTACCAAGCACAAGGCAAAAAATCTGGCCCGGGTACTGGCGCAAACCGGCCTGAAAGCAACATCACTGCAGGGCAATCTTTCGCAGTCCAAGCGGCAGCAGGCGTTGAGCGGCTTTAAAGACGGCACCTACACCGTGCTGGTCGCCACTGATATAGCTGCACGCGGCATCGATGTTACCGGTATCTCCCATGTGATCAACTATGACATGCCCGACACTGCCGAGGCGTACATCCATCGCACCGGCCGTACCGGGCGGGCCGGCTGCACCGGTGATGCCCTTACCTTTGCCACCAGTGAAGACAGACGATTGATCCGGGTGATCGAGCGGTCTCTCAACAAGCCGATGTCCCAGCTGGATCTGCCGCAGCTGCCTGCAGTGCAGCATCAGCCTGTGCAGACAACAGCCAGGCCGCACAAAAACACCAGACCGGCCGGAAAATCATCGCAGGTCTCTCGAAAACAACAACGTTGTGCAAGCAACGCAAATATTTTTGGACTTGCCCAGCGCGGCAAGAACTAA
- a CDS encoding cold-shock protein, translating to MAEGTVKWFNDAKGFGFIAQDGGKDVFVHHSAIIADGFKSLQEGERVTFEVVDGAKGPSASRVMKM from the coding sequence ATGGCTGAAGGAACTGTAAAATGGTTTAACGATGCAAAAGGATTTGGCTTTATCGCTCAGGATGGCGGCAAGGATGTCTTTGTCCACCACTCAGCCATTATAGCTGATGGTTTTAAATCTCTGCAGGAAGGAGAACGTGTCACCTTTGAGGTCGTTGATGGAGCCAAAGGTCCGTCCGCTTCTCGTGTTATGAAGATGTAA
- the trhA gene encoding PAQR family membrane homeostasis protein TrhA, whose translation MKHQHSPRYTRAEERANSLTHGVGTVLAVIGLIVLIVCANLYGTTRHVVSCSVFGAALILLYLISTLYHAVFHQQAKALLRILDHSAILVLIAGTYTPITLVNLQGVWGWWLFAVIWTLAIVGIVIETTRLRRYRKVMIGLYVSMGWAVVVAVRPMLHNFGHGGLWLLLAGGLAYTGGIVFYLWHRLPYNHAIWHLFVLAGSILHYFAILFYVIP comes from the coding sequence ATGAAGCACCAACATTCCCCGCGGTATACCAGGGCGGAAGAAAGAGCAAACAGCCTTACCCACGGCGTGGGTACGGTGCTTGCCGTTATCGGTCTGATCGTGCTTATTGTCTGTGCAAACCTGTACGGCACAACCCGGCATGTGGTGAGCTGCTCTGTTTTCGGTGCTGCCCTTATCCTGCTGTACCTTATCTCCACTCTTTACCACGCCGTCTTTCATCAACAGGCAAAGGCGCTGCTGCGCATCCTGGACCACTCCGCCATCCTGGTTCTCATTGCCGGTACCTACACGCCCATCACACTGGTCAACCTGCAAGGTGTATGGGGCTGGTGGCTGTTCGCGGTGATCTGGACACTGGCCATTGTGGGCATTGTGATCGAAACAACCCGGTTACGGCGATACAGAAAAGTCATGATCGGTCTGTATGTGAGCATGGGGTGGGCCGTGGTGGTTGCCGTTCGACCGATGCTGCACAACTTCGGCCATGGAGGCCTCTGGTTGCTCCTTGCCGGCGGGCTGGCCTATACCGGCGGCATTGTTTTTTACCTCTGGCACCGTCTGCCGTACAACCACGCCATCTGGCACCTCTTTGTACTGGCGGGCAGCATCCTGCATTATTTTGCGATCCTGTTCTACGTTATCCCCTGA
- a CDS encoding HD domain-containing protein, whose protein sequence is MNDLLVRISFIKEVERLKNVLRSAHTSQGRQESTAEHTWRLCLMAIVFADQMEVVDLLKVLKLCVIHDLGEAIHGDIPAIHQNQNLDKTKIEREDLQFLTKSLPINLRDEILSLWEEYESGQTPEARSVKALDKLETIIQHNQGANPEDFDYAFNLHYGKKYTDATSFFKKLRMLVDEETRHHALKSSQLPHQTA, encoded by the coding sequence ATGAACGATTTACTTGTAAGAATCTCCTTTATTAAAGAAGTCGAGCGACTCAAAAATGTACTGCGCTCTGCCCATACATCCCAGGGCCGACAGGAAAGTACTGCTGAACACACATGGCGGCTGTGTCTGATGGCGATTGTCTTTGCCGATCAGATGGAAGTCGTTGACTTATTAAAGGTATTAAAACTATGCGTTATCCATGATCTGGGTGAAGCAATACATGGCGACATACCGGCCATTCATCAAAATCAAAATCTGGATAAAACAAAAATAGAGCGGGAAGATCTTCAATTTCTGACAAAATCCCTGCCAATCAATCTGAGAGATGAAATTCTCTCCCTTTGGGAAGAGTACGAAAGTGGACAGACTCCTGAAGCCAGGTCTGTAAAAGCACTTGATAAACTTGAGACCATCATTCAGCACAATCAGGGAGCCAACCCCGAAGACTTCGATTATGCCTTTAACCTTCACTACGGCAAAAAATATACAGACGCGACATCGTTCTTTAAAAAGCTGCGGATGCTCGTTGATGAAGAGACAAGACACCACGCCCTGAAATCCAGTCAGCTTCCACATCAGACCGCCTGA
- the ycaC gene encoding isochorismate family cysteine hydrolase YcaC yields the protein MSTSFKYNRLSKGDAALLLVDHQVGLFSLVQDFPPSEFKNNVLAVAACGKYFNLPTILTTSFENGPNGPLVPELKEIFPNAPYIARPGNINAWDNEDFVSAVKKTGCKQLIIAGIVTEVCVAFPALSAIEEGYEVFVVTDASGTFNDVTRHTAWLRMQAAGAQLINWFGMACELHRDWRNDIEGLGTLFSNHIPNYRNLMTSYFTLTAQK from the coding sequence ATGAGTACGTCATTCAAGTACAACCGGCTTTCCAAAGGCGATGCCGCTCTGCTGCTGGTGGATCACCAGGTAGGTCTCTTTTCGTTGGTTCAGGACTTTCCGCCAAGTGAGTTCAAAAACAACGTGCTGGCTGTTGCAGCTTGTGGAAAGTACTTCAACTTACCAACAATCCTCACCACCAGTTTTGAAAACGGCCCGAACGGACCTCTTGTACCGGAACTGAAGGAGATATTTCCCAATGCACCGTACATCGCCCGCCCCGGTAACATCAATGCGTGGGACAATGAAGATTTTGTCAGTGCAGTCAAAAAAACCGGCTGTAAACAGCTCATTATCGCAGGCATTGTCACAGAGGTATGCGTGGCCTTCCCTGCACTCTCTGCTATTGAGGAAGGATACGAGGTCTTCGTGGTCACCGATGCATCTGGTACGTTTAACGACGTCACACGGCACACAGCCTGGTTGCGGATGCAGGCTGCCGGTGCCCAGTTGATAAACTGGTTTGGTATGGCCTGTGAACTGCACCGCGATTGGCGCAATGACATTGAAGGTCTCGGTACTCTCTTCTCCAACCACATTCCAAACTATCGGAACCTGATGACAAGCTACTTCACGCTGACAGCGCAGAAGTGA